In a single window of the Solea senegalensis isolate Sse05_10M linkage group LG1, IFAPA_SoseM_1, whole genome shotgun sequence genome:
- the LOC122766702 gene encoding histone H4: MSGRGKGGKGLGKGGAKRHRKVLRDNIQGITKPAIRRLARRGGVKRISGLIYEETRGVLKVFLENVIRDAVTYTEHAKRKTVTAMDVVYALKRQGRTLYGFGG, from the coding sequence ATGAGTGGCCGTGGAAAAGGAGGAAAGGGTCTCGGTAAAGGAGGCGCTAAGCGTCACCGCAAAGTTCTCCGTGATAACATCCAGGGAATCACCAAGCCCGCCATCCGCCGTCTGGCTCGCCGTGGCGGAGTGAAGCGTATCTCTGGTCTGATCTACGAGGAGACTCGTGGGGTGTTGAAGGTTTTCCTGGAGAACGTGATCCGTGATGCTGTCACCTACACCGAGCACGCAAAGAGGAAGACTGTGACCGCCATGGACGTGGTTTATGCTCTGAAGAGACAGGGAAGAACTCTGTACGGCTTCGGCGGTTAA